A genome region from Gopherus evgoodei ecotype Sinaloan lineage unplaced genomic scaffold, rGopEvg1_v1.p scaffold_35_arrow_ctg1, whole genome shotgun sequence includes the following:
- the SPIB gene encoding transcription factor Spi-B — MLAFESAQFDGSHYGYTYPEGSLYDLDSCKQTPSFPHYLIDAEGPTDPVVNWLELQDLGYEAFDSGQLAPLQNVQVSYTQGLYPQLSLETVYSLEGAPPGQSHLPPDNYGAQPCAPYGACPPSGALASPPVSEDEEFPLESPALEVSDSDSDENLSAEGSPGYEAGSRRKLRLYQFLLDLLRRGAMRECVWWVEREAGVFQFSSKHKELLAHRWGQQKGNRKAMTYQKMARALRNYGKTGEIRKVKKKLTYQFGQALLGQPGTNAPS; from the exons ATGCTCGCATTTGAATCAGCACA GTTCGATGGGTCCCACTATGGCTACACG taTCCCGAAGGCAGCTTGTATGACCTGGATTCCTGCAAACAGACTCCCAGCTTCCCCCACTACCTGATCGACGCCGAGGGCCCCACAG ATCCTGTTGTGAACTGGCTGGAGCTACAGGATCTTGGCTACGAGGCCTTCGATTCAGGGCAGCTGGCCCCACTGCAGAACGTCCAGGTCTCCTACACGCAGGGCCTCTACCCGCAGCTCTCGCTGGAGACCGTCTACAGCCTGGAGGGGGCGCCACCGGGGCAGAGCCACCTCCCACCGGACAACTACGGTGCCCAG ccctgtgccCCCTACGGGGCCTGCCCCCCGTCCGGTGCCCTGGCCAGCCCCCCGGTCTCCGAGGATGAGGAGTTCCCCCTGGAGAGCCCGGCCCTGGAGGTGTCCGACAGCGACTCAGACGAGAACCTCTCGGCAGAGGGGTCACCCGGCTACGAGGCGG GCTCCCGGCGGAAGCTGCGGCTCTACCAGTTCCTGCTGGACCTGCTGCGGCGCGGCGCCATGCGGGAGTGCGTGTGGTGGGTGGAGCGCGAGGCCGGCGTCTTCCAGTTCTCCTCCAAGCACAAGGAGCTGCTGGCCCATCGCTGGGGGCAGCAGAAGGGGAACCGCAAGGCCATGACCTACCAGAAGATGGCCCGGGCCCTGCGCAACTACGGCAAGACGGGCGAGATCCGCAAGGTCAAGAAGAAGTTAACCTACCAGTTCGGCCAGGCCCTGCTGGGGCAGCCGGGCACCAACGCCCCCTCGTAG